The proteins below are encoded in one region of Oreochromis niloticus isolate F11D_XX linkage group LG6, O_niloticus_UMD_NMBU, whole genome shotgun sequence:
- the LOC109195448 gene encoding polymeric immunoglobulin receptor isoform X2, protein MWSLQNLLFTICIALICVTSAVGVIHVTGYLGSKVEISCSYGPGYQSYEKYLCRNDCDDSDVLITTSELTKNKYKTHDDKTARIFTAIISDLHSTDAGKYWCGVSKNWNDIYTEVKLELVPDSCCDSVTKVESYAGYSVSFSCPYESSYQNNLKYICKGTRPSICLQQALITSDNRENPRFSLDDEKMSTKFTTKISSLTQSDSGRYLCGIQRNSDLHLFCAFELKVKDHCCDTVTNIESYEGYSKSINCPYENQYRNSLKYICRGNRPSTCLQRALITSNNRENGRFSLDDEKTSRIFTLTISSLTQSDSGYYLCGVQTNSDHDVFSAVDLKVKEWCCVRSTEITGTVGHPLTLQCPYPRQHRDNRKFLCKGDHRNSCRDMVMSESRFALRDDIYSSSFSVMITKLEEADAGTYWCGSDSRWRVGNYTKIQLSVEFLQHTSTVPSTVKTPGKTVPPTSENLVKTQTSTMKALGKTQTSTMKALGKTQTQTPGQPVKDAALYVPFTVPPVLLLLIGILVVVVYKWKYHKVKEDEAIVDRNAPKAKGLEEVMGAMDNDIYGNQEVMMYSKKQTSKQQSACAQYEDEDEEQDYENFTTSEDIYCNENFHLANRK, encoded by the exons ATGTGGAGCCTTCAGAATCTCCTGTTTACCATCTGCA TTGCTCTGATATGTGTGACCAGTGCAGTGGGGGTGATCCATGTGACTGGATATCTGGGGAGTAAGGTTGAAATTTCCTGCTCTTACGGTCCAGGTTATCAATCTTATGAAAAGTATCTGTGTAGGAACGACTGTGATGACAGTGATGTTCTTATTACAACATCGgaattaacaaaaaacaaatacaagacCCATGATGACAAAACGGCACGAATCTTCACAGCAATCAtctctgatcttcattctacgGATGCTGGGAAATACTGGTGTGGAGTGAGCAAAAATTGGAACGATATCTACACTGAAGTTAAGCTGGAATTGGTACCAG ACAGCTGCTGTGACAGTGTGACAAAAGTTGAAAGTTATGCAGGATATTCAGTGTCCTTCAGTTGTCCGTATGAGTCAAGTTACCAGAACAACCTGAAGTACATCTGCAAAGGAACACGGCCCTCCATATGTCTGCAGCAGGCACTAATCACCTCTGACAACAGAGAAAATCCACGATTCAGTCTTGATGATGAAAAGATGTCAACAAAATTCACAACAAAGATTAGCAGTTTGACCCAAAGTGATTCAGGGCGTTACCTTTGTGGCATCCAAAGAAACTCTGACCTGCatcttttttgtgcttttgagCTGAAAGTTAAAG ACCACTGCTGTGATACTGTGACCAATATTGAAAGTTATGAGGGATATTCTAAGTCCATCAATTGCCCTTATGAGAATCAGTACCGGAACAGCCTGAAGTACATCTGCAGAGGAAACCGGCCCTCCACATGTCTGCAGCGGGCACTGATCACCTCTAACAACAGAGAAAATGGACGATTCAGTCTTGATGATGAAAAGACATCAAGAATATTCACACTGACAATTAGCAGTTTGACCCAAAGTGATTCAGGGTATTACCTTTGTGGTGTTCAAACAAACTCTGACCATGATGTTTTCTCtgctgttgacctgaaagtcaAAG AGTGGTGCTGTGTCAGGTCAACTGAAATAACAGGTACTGTGGGACATCCACTAACTCTGCAGTGCCCTTATCCTCGACAACATCGGGATAACAGGAAGTTCCTCTGTAAGGGAGACCACCGCAACAGCTGCAGAGACATGGTGATGAGTGAAAGCAGATTCGCACTACGAGATGATATTTATTCCAGCTCTTTCTCAGTGATGATCACAAAGCTAGAAGAAGCAGATGCTGGGACCTACTGGTGTGGGTCAGACTCACGGTGGAGAGTTGGAAACTACACCAAGATTCAGCTGTCAGTCG aatttctgcagcATACCAGCACTGTACCTTCTACAGTAAAAACTCCTGGAAAAACTGTACCTCCTACATCAGAAAATCTTGTAAAAACTCAAACTTCTACAATGAAAGCTCTTGGAAA AACTCAAACTTCTACAATGAAAGCTCTTGGAAAAACTCAAACACAAACTCCTGGTCAACCTGTTAAAG ATGCAGCACTTTATGTTCCTTTCACCGTTCCCCCTGTGCTGCTGCTATTGATAGGCATCCTTGTGGTTGTAGTTTACAAGTGGAAATATCACAAAGTAAAAG aagATGAAGCCATCGTGGACAGAAATGCACCCAAGGCAAAAGGTTTAGAGGAAGTGATGGGTGCAATGGACAATGAT ATTTATGGAAACCAAGAAGTTATGATGTACTCGAAGAAGCAGACCTCCAAACAACAGAGTGCCTGTGCCCAatatgaagatgaagatgaagaacaAGACTATGAAAACTTCACAACATCTGAAGACATCTACTGTAATGAAAATTTCCATCTAGCCAATAGAAAATAA
- the LOC109195448 gene encoding polymeric immunoglobulin receptor isoform X1 — translation MWSLQNLLFTICIALICVTSAVGVIHVTGYLGSKVEISCSYGPGYQSYEKYLCRNDCDDSDVLITTSELTKNKYKTHDDKTARIFTAIISDLHSTDAGKYWCGVSKNWNDIYTEVKLELVPDSCCDSVTKVESYAGYSVSFSCPYESSYQNNLKYICKGTRPSICLQQALITSDNRENPRFSLDDEKMSTKFTTKISSLTQSDSGRYLCGIQRNSDLHLFCAFELKVKDHCCDTVTNIESYEGYSKSINCPYENQYRNSLKYICRGNRPSTCLQRALITSNNRENGRFSLDDEKTSRIFTLTISSLTQSDSGYYLCGVQTNSDHDVFSAVDLKVKEWCCVRSTEITGTVGHPLTLQCPYPRQHRDNRKFLCKGDHRNSCRDMVMSESRFALRDDIYSSSFSVMITKLEEADAGTYWCGSDSRWRVGNYTKIQLSVEFLQHTSTVPSTVKTPGKTVPPTSENLVKTQTSTMKALGKTQTSIMKALGTTQTSTMKALGKTQTQTPGQPVKDAALYVPFTVPPVLLLLIGILVVVVYKWKYHKVKEDEAIVDRNAPKAKGLEEVMGAMDNDIYGNQEVMMYSKKQTSKQQSACAQYEDEDEEQDYENFTTSEDIYCNENFHLANRK, via the exons ATGTGGAGCCTTCAGAATCTCCTGTTTACCATCTGCA TTGCTCTGATATGTGTGACCAGTGCAGTGGGGGTGATCCATGTGACTGGATATCTGGGGAGTAAGGTTGAAATTTCCTGCTCTTACGGTCCAGGTTATCAATCTTATGAAAAGTATCTGTGTAGGAACGACTGTGATGACAGTGATGTTCTTATTACAACATCGgaattaacaaaaaacaaatacaagacCCATGATGACAAAACGGCACGAATCTTCACAGCAATCAtctctgatcttcattctacgGATGCTGGGAAATACTGGTGTGGAGTGAGCAAAAATTGGAACGATATCTACACTGAAGTTAAGCTGGAATTGGTACCAG ACAGCTGCTGTGACAGTGTGACAAAAGTTGAAAGTTATGCAGGATATTCAGTGTCCTTCAGTTGTCCGTATGAGTCAAGTTACCAGAACAACCTGAAGTACATCTGCAAAGGAACACGGCCCTCCATATGTCTGCAGCAGGCACTAATCACCTCTGACAACAGAGAAAATCCACGATTCAGTCTTGATGATGAAAAGATGTCAACAAAATTCACAACAAAGATTAGCAGTTTGACCCAAAGTGATTCAGGGCGTTACCTTTGTGGCATCCAAAGAAACTCTGACCTGCatcttttttgtgcttttgagCTGAAAGTTAAAG ACCACTGCTGTGATACTGTGACCAATATTGAAAGTTATGAGGGATATTCTAAGTCCATCAATTGCCCTTATGAGAATCAGTACCGGAACAGCCTGAAGTACATCTGCAGAGGAAACCGGCCCTCCACATGTCTGCAGCGGGCACTGATCACCTCTAACAACAGAGAAAATGGACGATTCAGTCTTGATGATGAAAAGACATCAAGAATATTCACACTGACAATTAGCAGTTTGACCCAAAGTGATTCAGGGTATTACCTTTGTGGTGTTCAAACAAACTCTGACCATGATGTTTTCTCtgctgttgacctgaaagtcaAAG AGTGGTGCTGTGTCAGGTCAACTGAAATAACAGGTACTGTGGGACATCCACTAACTCTGCAGTGCCCTTATCCTCGACAACATCGGGATAACAGGAAGTTCCTCTGTAAGGGAGACCACCGCAACAGCTGCAGAGACATGGTGATGAGTGAAAGCAGATTCGCACTACGAGATGATATTTATTCCAGCTCTTTCTCAGTGATGATCACAAAGCTAGAAGAAGCAGATGCTGGGACCTACTGGTGTGGGTCAGACTCACGGTGGAGAGTTGGAAACTACACCAAGATTCAGCTGTCAGTCG aatttctgcagcATACCAGCACTGTACCTTCTACAGTAAAAACTCCTGGAAAAACTGTACCTCCTACATCAGAAAATCTTGTAAAAACTCAAACTTCTACAATGAAAGCTCTTGGAAAAACTCAAACTTCTATAATGAAAGCTCTTGGAACAACTCAAACTTCTACAATGAAAGCTCTTGGAAAAACTCAAACACAAACTCCTGGTCAACCTGTTAAAG ATGCAGCACTTTATGTTCCTTTCACCGTTCCCCCTGTGCTGCTGCTATTGATAGGCATCCTTGTGGTTGTAGTTTACAAGTGGAAATATCACAAAGTAAAAG aagATGAAGCCATCGTGGACAGAAATGCACCCAAGGCAAAAGGTTTAGAGGAAGTGATGGGTGCAATGGACAATGAT ATTTATGGAAACCAAGAAGTTATGATGTACTCGAAGAAGCAGACCTCCAAACAACAGAGTGCCTGTGCCCAatatgaagatgaagatgaagaacaAGACTATGAAAACTTCACAACATCTGAAGACATCTACTGTAATGAAAATTTCCATCTAGCCAATAGAAAATAA